Below is a window of Micromonospora chersina DNA.
CCCGTCGCCGTCGGCGGGGGCGGCGGCGCGTACCCGGTCGACCAGCGCGGCGAACGTGCGGTCGGTGAACAGCACCCGGGTGTCGACCCGCCGGCCCAGCTCGGCGCGGAGCGCGGCGACCAGCCGCATGGCCGCGATGGAGTTGCCGCCGGCGGCCAGGAAGTCGCTGTCCGGGCCGGGGGTGGCGCCGAGCAGCCGGGTCCAGAGCCGCCGGACCGCTGCCTCGACCGGGTCGCCCCCGTCGACCTCCTCCACCGCGTCCGGGGCGGCCGCGGCGAGGGCCCGCAGCGCCGGCCGGTCCAGCTTGCCGCTGGTCGGGCTGACGGGCAGCGCGGCCAGCCGCACCGTCCGGGCCGGCAGCATCGCGGCGGTCAGCCGGGGCCCGGCGTACGCCCGCAGCGTCTCGTCGTCGGGCGCGCCGGCGGGGGTGAGGAAGGCGACCAGCTCGGTGCCGGCCGGCCCGGGCACGGCCTCCACGGCGACCCGGTCGACGCCGGGGTGCCCGGCCAGCACGGCCTCGACCTCGCCCAGCTCGATGCGCTGGCCGCGCACCTTGACCTGCCGGTCGGCGCGGCCCAGGTAGACGATCCGACCGTCGGGCGCCTGACGGACCAGATCGCCCGTGCGGTAGAGCCGCTCGCCGGGCCGGTCGCCGATCGGGTCGGGGACGAACCGCTCGGCGGTCAGCCCGGGCCGGTTGAGGTAGCCGTCGGCCAGCCCGGGCCCGCCGATGAGCAGCTCCCCGGTCTCCCCCGGCGGCACCGGGCGCAACTCGGCGTCCACCACGTACGCGCGGTGGTTCGGCAGGGGGCGGCCGATCGGCACCGGGTCGGTGTCGGCGGCGGTGAGGTCGCCGCTGACCGCCAGCACTGTGGTCTCGGTGGGGCCGTAGCCGTTGAGGAAACGCCGGCCGGGGGCCCAGCGGGCGACCAGCTCGGCGGGGACCGCCTCGCCGCCGCAGAGCAGCACCCGCCAGGACGGCAGCTCCGCCGGGTCGAGCAGGGCGAGCACGGTCGGGGTGATGAAACCCCAGGTCACCTCGTGCGCGGCGACGAACCGGGCCAGCCGGACGGGGTCGGCCCGGTCGTCGGCGCCGAGCAGCTGCACCGCGCCGCCCAGCAGCAGCGGGACGAACAGGTCCATGGTGGCCGCGTCGAAGCCGAGCGAGGCGATGCCGAGGCTGCGTACCGAGGCGTCGGCGCCGGTCAGCGCCACGACGCCGGTGACGAACTCGACCGCGTTGCGGTGGGTGGTGAGCACGCCCTTGGGCCGGCCCGTCGAGCCCGAGGTGAACAGCACGTACGCCGGGTCACCGGGGCGGGCCGGGCAGGGGACGAGGGGGGCCGGGCCGGTCAGCCCGACCGTCTCGACGCCGGGCTCGTCGCCGAACTCGGCCGCCGCGGCGTCGCCGGCCACCACCCGGATCCCGGCGTCCCGGGCGATCTCCCGCAGCCGCTCGCGGGGGCCGCCCGGCTCCAGCGGCACGTACGCGGCCCCGGCCAGCAGCACGCCGAGCACGGTGACCACCAGGTCGGGGGTACGCGCCCCGCAGACCCCGACGCGGTCGCCGGGGCCGGTCCCGCGCTCCCGCAGCGCGGCGGCCAGCCCGGCGGCCCGGTCGACGAGCTGCCGGTAGGTCAGCCGGGTGTCCCACTGGCGTACCGCCACCGCGTCGGGGGTGCGGGCGGCCTGCGCGGCGATCAGGTCGGCCAGGGTCGCGTCGGGCCAGGGCAGGTCCGCCCCGTACGCGGCGCTTGCGGTCATGAGGTCGGTCACCCGTGGTCTCCCCGGTGCTCGGTCGGGTCGGTGATCTGGAGGCGCAGTTCGCTGACGTAGCCGCGGCCCTGCGCGTCGGTGACCCAGGACCGGTCGGGCGCGGGCAGCAGCTCGGAGACCACGATGGGGACGTCCGGGCTGGTGCGGTGGGCGGCGTCCACCATGGCGCAGAGCGACTGCGCGTAGAGCGGGCCGGTCAGGTCGACGTAGCAGGGCTTGATCTCGGTGCCCACCTTCACGAACACCCGCTCGGGCAGCCCGGCGGCCGCCCGCCAGCGGCGTACGGCGAGGTAGCGGGCCGTCTCGTCGGTGTGCCCGGCCAGGCCGCACCCGCCCGCCGTGCTGCGCCAGGTGCGGCGGGCCACCACCAGCCGGTCGATGGTGATCCGGGGCGTGTGCGGGGCCGGATCGAGCAGCTTGAAGGCGTCGATCAGCAGCGAGTCGAGCAGACTGGCGAAGACCTCCATGAGCGACCAGCGCCCGCCGTCGGGGAAGACCGCGACGAGCTGGCCGGCGACGACCTCAACGGTGACCGCGGTGGCCGGCACCAGCTGGTCCGGGTCCGCGCCGTGCGCGCTGTCGATGCCGAGCTGGCGGTCGGCGGGCCCGGTCAGCCCGTACGTGGTGCGGGTGGTCCGGCGCGGGTAGCTGTCCGGCCACAGGAGCCGCAGCCGGGCGGGGCCGAGGTCGGCGTCGCCGGCGGCCCGCAGCGCGGCCGGGTCGCGGTGGAACGGGCCGAACACGGCGCTGTCGTAGGCGACGTGGGCCGGGTGCAGCTCGCCGAGCACGAGCAGGAACTCGCCCCGCCGGATCGCCTCCGCTGACGCCGCGCTGAGCTGGACGTCCGGGTTGTGCAGCCGGGCCGACGGCCAGCCGGGGCGCTCCGCGGGAAAGAGCTGCCGGACCCGCTCGGCCAGGTCCTCGGCGCGCAGGAGCAGCTCCGCCTGGTCGGCGGGCAGGTCGCGCAGGCCGAACAGCTCCGCCCACCGCTCGGTCAGGGCGGCGCCGGCCCGGCCGATGGGGCCCTCCGGGGAGACGAGCGTCCCCTGGGCCAGCGACCAGAGGTCGGCCAGCCGCACCGGGCCGTCGGCGGCCAGCTCGTCGTGCAGCTCGGCGAAGAGTTCGGCGCACCGGGCGGCGACCTCCCCGGTGAACCACCGGGCGGTCTGGAGCACCAGCGCCAGCGGGCCGGCCAGCGCGTCCAGGACGGCCGAGCCGACCGTGAACTCCAGGTCCCGGGCGGTCTCCTCGTAGCAGACGGTGCGGCCCACGTACATCTGGCCGCCCTGCCGGGTGGCCGGCCGGCCGGTGACCGCCGTGAACTCGGTGTTCAGCGCGGCCAGGGCGGCGCCGAGCCGGTCCGGGTCGCCGGCGGCGGCGGCCACCGCGTCGCGGGCGGCCCGGAGCCGGTCGAAGCCGGCCGCCACCTCGGCCCGGACGCCCTCGTCACCGATGAGCGCGATCCGCTCGAGGAGCACCCGCTCGGCCTCGGGGCTGACCGGCAGGTTGGCGCCCCAGATGAGCTGGCCGCGGTCCGCCCACCGGTCGAGCAGCAGGTAGACGTCGTCGACGCCGTGCACCTCGCCGTCGGCGTGCAGCCGCTCGGCCAGCGCGACCGCGGGCGTCCGCCCGTCGCAGGCGGCGAGCAGCCGGGCCTCGGTCGGGGTCAGCGCGATCGGCGGGTGCAGCGGCCAGCGCAGCTGGCGCCCCTCGACGGTGAGGTGCGGTTGCAGCGCGGGAGCCCACCAGCGTCGCACCGCCAGGTCGTCACCCAGCCGGTCGGCGTACGCGATCAGCGCCCACGCCTCGAAGAACACGTGCCGCCGGTTGACCAGCGACGGGCCGGGCGACAGCCGGACACCCGGCTCCGCCGGGTCGAAGGTCCCCCAGCAGACCGGCCCGAAGAAGCCGATGGTCTCCGCCTTGCCGCAGTACCGCTGCCAGTAGCGCAGCAGGCTCAGTTCGCGCTTGCGCCGGCGGACGTTGCGCACCTCCGGATCGGTGCGGAGCAAACCGTCGAGCGCGACGAGCATGTCCGGGTTCTGCCAGGTGACCGCCTCGCGCAGCAGCGGGTCGGCGGCGAGCTCGTTCACCACTGCGGACGACTCGGCGAACGCCTCGCGCAGCACCTTGTCGAGCAGTTCCGGGCCGCTCCCGCCGGTCAGCACCGCGTCGGCGACGGCCGCGGCCTCCGGCGCGGCGAACCGGTCGAGCCCCGCCGCCGGGAACCCGGCGGTGCGCAGCACCACGTCCCGCCAGACCGACCAGCCGGTCTCCCCGAGTGGCAGCAGGTGGCTCATCGGTGCTCCGTTCCCTGGGTGTCCACGAGGTGCAGGCGCAGCTCGCTGAAGTAGCGGCGGCCCGCGCCGTCGGGCACCCACGCCTGGTCGGTGGTGGGCAGCATCTCGCTGACGGTGAGCGAGACGCCGTCGCCGCCGTCGACCCGGGCGGCCCGGACCATGGCGCAGAACATGTTGGCGAACGCCGGGCTGGCCAGGTCCACGAAGCAGGGCTTGGTCTCGGTGCCGAGCTTCACGTAGACCTGCTCGGGCAGGCCGAGCCGGCGGCGCCAGTCGCGGACGGCCAGGAAGCGCTGCCGCTCGCCGGTGGCCGTCGCCAGGCCGCTCTCCCCCACCGTGGTCCGCCAGGTCTGCCGTGCCACGACCAGCCGGTCGAGGGTGATCCGGGGCGTGTACGGCGCGGCGGCGACCAGCTTGAAGCCGTCCACCGCGTGCGCGCTGAGCAGCTCCGCGAAGACCTCGGTGAGGGGCCAGCGCTGCCCGTCGGAGGCGGTGGCCACGAGCCGGCCGTCCACCTCGGTGACGGTGAGGTCCACGGTGGGCAGCACCCGGGCCGGCTCGGCGCCCGGCGCGTCCTGGAACGCCAGGTGCCGGTCGGTGGGCCCGGTCAGCGACTCGGCGGTACGGCTGGTCCGGCGCGGCCACTCGGCCGGGAAGAGCAGCCGGACCCGCCGCTCGCCCAGGTCCTCGGCCAGGGCGGTGCGTAGCCGCTCGACCTCGGGGTGGGACGGGGTGAAGACCGCGCAGTCGAACGAGGACCAGGCGGCGTGCAGCTCGCCGAGCACCACTGTGTACTCGCCCCGGGCCAGCGCCGCCGCGTCGGTGGCGCAGATCTGCAGGTCAGGGCTGTGCATCACGGCGTTGGACCAGGTGGGCCGGGCGCCGGGGAAGGCCGCGTCGACCCGGTCGGCCAGATCGGCCGCCCGCAGCCGCACGTCGGTGGTGCCCGGCGGCAGCGCGTCCAGCCCGAACAGCCCGGCCCAGCGGGCGGCGAAGTCGGCGGCGACCGCGTCGACCGGCCGCTCGCCTCCGCCCCAGAACAGGCCCTGGGCCAGGAACCACAGGTCCGCCAGGGCCACCGGGCCGGTGCCGGCCTCGGCGCGCAGCTCCTCGTAGAGCCCGCGGAACACCTCGCCGTACGCCTCGGCCAGGGCGTTGCCCATCCAGCGGGCGGCCCGCAGCAGCACGTCCAGCGGGGTGGCCAGCTCGGCCAGCAGCGGCGCGCCGAAGACCACGTCGAGGTCGCGGGCGCTGTCCTCGTAGCAGATGGTGCGGCCGGCGTACATCTGGCCGGCGCGGCGCACGGCGGGGACGCCGGTCAGCTCGGTGAAGGTGGCGTCGAGCGCGTCCAGGGCGGCGCGCAGCCCCACCGGGTCGCCGGCCGCCTCGGCCACCGCGTCCCGGGCGGCGCGCAGCCGGTCGAACCCGGCCCGGGCGGCGCTCCGGGCGGCCTCGTCGCCGATCCCCTCGATCCGGTCGGCCAGCACCGCCTCGGCGTCGGGGCTGACCGGCAGCGCGGCGTCCCAGCTGATCAGTTCCCGCTCCACCAGCCGGTCGAGCAGGGCGTACCCGTCCTCGGGGCGGCGCAGCCCGATGGCCGGGTCGGCCACCAGGTCGGCGGCGCAGCGGCGGCCGTCGGCGGCGGCGAGCAGCGCCGCCTCCACCGGGTTCAGGGTGAGCGGCGGCCGGCCGGGGCGCAGCACGGTCCGGTCCCGGACCGCGAGGTGCGGGCGCAGCACCGGCGGCCACCACCGGCGGACGGCCAGGTCGGCGCCGACCCGCTGGGCGTACGCCGACAGCGCCCAGGACTCGAACCAGACCCAGCGCCGGCGGGTGAGCCGCCCGCCGGGACGGATCCGGACGGTCTCCGGCTGGTCCGGGTCGACGGTCACCCAGCAGCTCGGGCCGAAGAAGCCCACCGTCTCGTTCTTGCCGCAGTAGCGCTGCCAGTACTTGAGCAGCGCCCGCTCCCGGTCCCGCCGCCGCACGTTGCGGGCCGCGTCGCCGCCGCCGCGGGCCAGCCCGTCCAGCGCGACCAGGGCACCCCGGTTCTGCCAGGTGACCGCCTCGCGCAGCAGCGGGTCGGTGGCCAGCTCGCTGATCCGCTCGGCGGCGCCGCGGACCGCCTCGTCGAACTCCTTGTCGAACCGGTCCTCGCCCGCGCCGGTGGCGAGCAGCTCGTCGGCCGCCGCGGCGGCCCGGGGCGCGGTGAACAGGTCCAGGCCGTCGGCGGGGAATCCGGTGGTCCGCAGAATGGCGTCGCGCCACACCGACCACGCGGTGTCGCCGAGCGGCACCCGGTGCGCGCCGCCGACGGTCCCGCGATCGGCGGCGCGCACCGGGAAACTGTGCGCGACCGACCCGCCAACCAGGACGGTCCCGCGATCGGCGGCGCGCACCGGGAAACTGTGCGCGACCGACCCGTCTGCGCCCGTGCTCGCGGCGCCGGCGCCCTCCGCGCCGGTGGTCCCGGCGGCGAGCGCCCCGGCCAGGTCGGCGCGGATGAGGGCGAGCAGCTCGGGAAGCTGGTCGTGCAGGAAGAAGTGGCCGCCGGCCAGCTCGTGCAGGGTGAAGCCGGCGGCGGTGTGTTCGGCCCAGGCGGCGTTCTGCTCGTGGGTGACCGCCCGGTCGTCCCGGCCGCTGAACGCGACGATCGGCACCGGCAGCGGCTCGCCGGGCACGTACCGGTAGCCGTCCACCCGGCCGAAGTCGGCACGCAGCAGCGGCAGCAGCAGTTCCACCAGCTCCGGGTGCGCGAACAGCTCGGCGGGGAGGCCGCCGCCGTCGGCGAGGCGGCGCAGCAGCTCGTCGTCGTCGGCCCGGGACAGCCCGTCGAACAGGCCGGGCGCGGTGACGTGCGGGGCGCGGGCGCCGCCGACGTAGAGCCGCAGCGGCAGCGCCCGGCCGGTCCGGCGCAGCTCGCGGACCACCTCGAAGCCGAGCCGGCCGCCCATGGAGTGGCCGTAGAGGGCGTACGGGCGGTCGGCCCGGGCGGCGATCGCCTCGGCCACCTCGGCGACGTCGAAACGCGGATCCTCGTTGATCCGGTTCTCCCGGCCGGGCAGCTGCACCGGGAGCACCTCGATGTCCGGACCGATCCCCTCCTGCCAGCGCCGGAACGCGCTCGCGCCGGCGCCGGCGTAGGGCAGGCAGAACAACCGGACCGGAGCCTGGGGTCGGCTTCCGGCGGAGACGAACCAGTTCACCGCGGACCTTTCTGCACGGGGTCGATCCAGTACCGCTGGCGCTGGAACGGGTAGGTGGGCAGGCCGGTGCGCCGGACCGTGCCCTCGGGGTGCAGGGCGTCCCAGTCGACGTCCCGCCCGGCGACCCAGTCGGCCGCCAGCTCGCGCAGCGGGCCACCGTCGCCCGTGACCCGGGCGTCGGTGTCGAGCAGCGCGTCCAGTCCGGCAAGCGCGCCGGGCAGGTCGGCGGCGACCACTGCGGCCCGGTGGGCGAAGGCGCGCCGGCCGAGCGCCAGGGTGGCGGCCACGTCGGGCAGCGCCGGGGCGTCGCCGGCGAGGTGGGCCCGCAGCCGGGCCAGCGCGGCCCGCAGCGCCGCCGGGGTACGCGCCGACACCGGCAGCAGCCACGGCCCGTCACCCGGCGGGTCGGCCGGGTCGGCCGGCGGCGGCTGCTCCACCACGACGTGCGCGTTGGTGCCGCCGAGGCCGAAGGCGCTGACCCCGGCCACCCGGCGCGGCCCCTCGGGCCAGTCGCGCGCCTTGGTGGGCACGTAGAACGGGCCGGCCGACAGGTCGATCTCCGGGTGCGGGCGGGTGAAGTGCAGGTTCGGCGGGATCACCCCGTGCCGCACGGCGAGCACCGCCTTGATCAGTCCGGCGATCCCGGCGGCGGCGTCGAGGTGGCCGATGTTGGTCTTCACCGAGCCGAGCGCGCAGGTCTCGGCGGGCGCGGCGCCGGCGTACACCTCGTGCAGCGCGGCGACCTCGATGGCGTCGCCGAGCGGCGTGCCGCTGCCGTGCGCCTCGACCAGGCCGACCTCGCCGGGTGCGACCTCGGCGGTGGCGAGCGCGTTGGCCACGGCGGCGGCCTGGCCGGCCGGCCCGGGCACGGCGAAGCCGGCACGGTCGGCGCCGTCGTTGGTGACCGCCCAGCCGGGCAGGACGGCGTAGATCCGGTCGCCGTCGGCCTGCGCGTCGGCGAGCCGGCGCAGCGCGACCACCCCGACGCCGGAGCCGAAGCCGGAACCGTTGGCGCCCTCGTCGAAGGCGCGGCACCGGCCGTCCGGGGAGGCCAGCCCGCCCGGGGTGTGCCGGTGCCGCGGCCAGGTGACGGTCACCCCGCCGGCCAGCGCGAGGTCGCACTGGTAGTCGGCGAGGCTCTGCGCGGCGAGGCAGACCGCGACGAGCGAGCTGGAGCAGGCGGACTGCACGGCCAGGGCCGGCCCGGTGAGCCCGAGCCGGTAGGCGACCTGACCGGGCAGGTGGTCGGTGAACTGCCGGCCGATGAGCCGGGCCTCCCAGTCGTCCGGGTCGACGTCGCCGACCACGGCCGGGTTGTCCATGAGGTGGAACAGGAAGTACCGGTTGGCGGAGGTGGCCGAGTAGACGCCGACCAGGCCGGGGAAGCGGTCCGGGTCGTGCCCGGCGTCCTCCAGGGCCTCCCAGGCGGTCTCCAGGAACAGCCGGTGCTGCGGGTCGGTCCGGGCAGCCTCGTCGGCGCCGAACGAGAAGAACCCGGCGTCGAAGTCGGCCACCCCGTCGAGCCGGCCGACGGCCCGCACGTGCCGGGGGTCCGCGCGCAGGCCCGGCCCGACGCCGAGGGCGGCAAGCTCCTCGTCGGTGTGCTCGTGGACGGAGTCCACGCCGGTGCACAGGTTCCACCAGAAGGTGGCCACGTCCGG
It encodes the following:
- a CDS encoding non-ribosomal peptide synthetase — its product is MTDLMTASAAYGADLPWPDATLADLIAAQAARTPDAVAVRQWDTRLTYRQLVDRAAGLAAALRERGTGPGDRVGVCGARTPDLVVTVLGVLLAGAAYVPLEPGGPRERLREIARDAGIRVVAGDAAAAEFGDEPGVETVGLTGPAPLVPCPARPGDPAYVLFTSGSTGRPKGVLTTHRNAVEFVTGVVALTGADASVRSLGIASLGFDAATMDLFVPLLLGGAVQLLGADDRADPVRLARFVAAHEVTWGFITPTVLALLDPAELPSWRVLLCGGEAVPAELVARWAPGRRFLNGYGPTETTVLAVSGDLTAADTDPVPIGRPLPNHRAYVVDAELRPVPPGETGELLIGGPGLADGYLNRPGLTAERFVPDPIGDRPGERLYRTGDLVRQAPDGRIVYLGRADRQVKVRGQRIELGEVEAVLAGHPGVDRVAVEAVPGPAGTELVAFLTPAGAPDDETLRAYAGPRLTAAMLPARTVRLAALPVSPTSGKLDRPALRALAAAAPDAVEEVDGGDPVEAAVRRLWTRLLGATPGPDSDFLAAGGNSIAAMRLVAALRAELGRRVDTRVLFTDRTFAALVDRVRAAAPADGDGLTTGNPPTLSPPQRRLWFMDQLAPSSAPYNIAVAHRLHGPLDTAALGAALRAVAERHDVLRWRIPQTGGVPYAVREEPTDVALPVVDLTGAADAEAELAGMLAAGAGHSFDLATGPPWQVTVYRLSADTHVLAITVHHAVFDGWSEALLYDELSGAYARAVAGAPPARPPLAAGYADYAVWRAERDRRRGDADLAWWTEHLAGAPTVLDLPRDRPRPAVQTYAGVEAAVRLTEAADRAVRELAARRGTTVAAVLLAGFGELLRRLTGGDDHVLGAIVADRRLAAFDDVIGFFIDTVPVRVRTGGATFAGLVDRCAAELHAVTEHPGAPLERIVEALGVGRDTSRAPLVQVLFNVLNFVPPRLALTGLTVEPVPVPKPGSPFDITVYVVERDGRAGVEVVHNPDLFDADRIEALLADLAALVGALAADPDAPAEQVAPELPRPAVRVPALGAMTVAAAEPARAPLPTGPDALTATEELIAGIWRDVLGRDRVGVADNFFDIGGHSMALAAVHARLTEATGRSLTMLDLFRHPTVRALAASLDGAADRPELARAALRAAARRGRARRTPPRRPNQP
- a CDS encoding thioesterase domain-containing protein; translated protein: MNWFVSAGSRPQAPVRLFCLPYAGAGASAFRRWQEGIGPDIEVLPVQLPGRENRINEDPRFDVAEVAEAIAARADRPYALYGHSMGGRLGFEVVRELRRTGRALPLRLYVGGARAPHVTAPGLFDGLSRADDDELLRRLADGGGLPAELFAHPELVELLLPLLRADFGRVDGYRYVPGEPLPVPIVAFSGRDDRAVTHEQNAAWAEHTAAGFTLHELAGGHFFLHDQLPELLALIRADLAGALAAGTTGAEGAGAASTGADGSVAHSFPVRAADRGTVLVGGSVAHSFPVRAADRGTVGGAHRVPLGDTAWSVWRDAILRTTGFPADGLDLFTAPRAAAAADELLATGAGEDRFDKEFDEAVRGAAERISELATDPLLREAVTWQNRGALVALDGLARGGGDAARNVRRRDRERALLKYWQRYCGKNETVGFFGPSCWVTVDPDQPETVRIRPGGRLTRRRWVWFESWALSAYAQRVGADLAVRRWWPPVLRPHLAVRDRTVLRPGRPPLTLNPVEAALLAAADGRRCAADLVADPAIGLRRPEDGYALLDRLVERELISWDAALPVSPDAEAVLADRIEGIGDEAARSAARAGFDRLRAARDAVAEAAGDPVGLRAALDALDATFTELTGVPAVRRAGQMYAGRTICYEDSARDLDVVFGAPLLAELATPLDVLLRAARWMGNALAEAYGEVFRGLYEELRAEAGTGPVALADLWFLAQGLFWGGGERPVDAVAADFAARWAGLFGLDALPPGTTDVRLRAADLADRVDAAFPGARPTWSNAVMHSPDLQICATDAAALARGEYTVVLGELHAAWSSFDCAVFTPSHPEVERLRTALAEDLGERRVRLLFPAEWPRRTSRTAESLTGPTDRHLAFQDAPGAEPARVLPTVDLTVTEVDGRLVATASDGQRWPLTEVFAELLSAHAVDGFKLVAAAPYTPRITLDRLVVARQTWRTTVGESGLATATGERQRFLAVRDWRRRLGLPEQVYVKLGTETKPCFVDLASPAFANMFCAMVRAARVDGGDGVSLTVSEMLPTTDQAWVPDGAGRRYFSELRLHLVDTQGTEHR
- a CDS encoding lantibiotic dehydratase, whose protein sequence is MSHLLPLGETGWSVWRDVVLRTAGFPAAGLDRFAAPEAAAVADAVLTGGSGPELLDKVLREAFAESSAVVNELAADPLLREAVTWQNPDMLVALDGLLRTDPEVRNVRRRKRELSLLRYWQRYCGKAETIGFFGPVCWGTFDPAEPGVRLSPGPSLVNRRHVFFEAWALIAYADRLGDDLAVRRWWAPALQPHLTVEGRQLRWPLHPPIALTPTEARLLAACDGRTPAVALAERLHADGEVHGVDDVYLLLDRWADRGQLIWGANLPVSPEAERVLLERIALIGDEGVRAEVAAGFDRLRAARDAVAAAAGDPDRLGAALAALNTEFTAVTGRPATRQGGQMYVGRTVCYEETARDLEFTVGSAVLDALAGPLALVLQTARWFTGEVAARCAELFAELHDELAADGPVRLADLWSLAQGTLVSPEGPIGRAGAALTERWAELFGLRDLPADQAELLLRAEDLAERVRQLFPAERPGWPSARLHNPDVQLSAASAEAIRRGEFLLVLGELHPAHVAYDSAVFGPFHRDPAALRAAGDADLGPARLRLLWPDSYPRRTTRTTYGLTGPADRQLGIDSAHGADPDQLVPATAVTVEVVAGQLVAVFPDGGRWSLMEVFASLLDSLLIDAFKLLDPAPHTPRITIDRLVVARRTWRSTAGGCGLAGHTDETARYLAVRRWRAAAGLPERVFVKVGTEIKPCYVDLTGPLYAQSLCAMVDAAHRTSPDVPIVVSELLPAPDRSWVTDAQGRGYVSELRLQITDPTEHRGDHG